The Pan troglodytes isolate AG18354 chromosome 1, NHGRI_mPanTro3-v2.0_pri, whole genome shotgun sequence genome includes a region encoding these proteins:
- the SNIP1 gene encoding smad nuclear-interacting protein 1 isoform X1: MLHRIQPALPVIMVWFLEVPKEDSATSLVLQLHQFLGMFPLLMRLVKKVFGKVLQSHIIVVKVVRHGQVDVGGIELHVDLAVDGGSSGAPARGTRSRHDGGHGGCAAVAARRWSGGGGLGTVRGPSEEEREDHPRRGREDRQHREPSEQEHRRARNSDRDRHRGHSHQRRTSNERPGSGQGQGRDRDTQNLQAQEEEREFYNARRREHRQRNDVGGGGSESQELVPRPGGNNKEKEVPAKEKPSFELSGALLEDTNTFRGVVIKYSEPPEARIPKKRWRLYPFKNDEVLPVMYIHRQSAYLLGRHRRIADIPIDHPSCSKQHAVFQYRLVEYTRADGTVGRRVKPYIIDLGSGNGTFLNNKRIEPQRYYELKEKDVLKFGFSSREYVLLHESSDTSEIDRKDDEDEEEEEEVSDS, translated from the exons ATGCTCCATCGCATTCAGCCTGCTCTCCCAGTCATCATGGTCTGGTTTCTTGAAGTCCCGAAGGAAGATTCAGCCACCTCATTGGTTCTGCAGCTTCATCAGTTTCTTGGCATGTTCCCTCTCCTCATGAGATTGGTGAAGAAAGTATTTGGCAAAGTTCTTCAAAGCCACATCATCGTGGTCAAAGTAGTAAGACATGGACAGGTAGATGTAGGAGGCATAGAGCTCCACGTTGATCTGGCGGTTGATGGCGGTAGTTCTGGCGCACCTGCGAGGGGGACGCGCAGTCGTCATGATGGTGGCCACGGTGGCTGCGCGGCGGTGGCTGCACGGCGCTGGAGTGGCGGCGGGGGCCTTGGGACAGTCAGAGGGCCCAGTGAAGAG GAGCGTGAGGATCATCCCCGGAGAGGACGGGAGGATCGGCAGCACAGGGAACCATCAGAACAGGAACACAGGAGAGCTAGGAACAGTGACCGGGACAGACACCGGGGCCATTCCCACCAAAGGAGAACGTCTAACGAGAGGCCTGGGAGTGGGCAGGGTCAGGGACGGGATCGAGACACTCAGAACCTGCAGGCTCAGGAAGAAGAGCGGGAGTTTTATAATGCCAGGCGACGGGAGCATCGCCAGAGGAATGACGTTGGTGGTGGCGGCAGTGAGTCTCAGGAGTTGGTTCCTCGGCCTGGTggcaacaacaaagaaaaagaggtgccCGCTAAAGAAAAACCAAGCTTTGAACTTTCTGGGGCACTTCTTGAGGACACCAACACTTTCCGGGGTGTAGTCATTAAATATAGTGAGCCCCCAGAAGCACGTATCCCCAAAAAACGGTGGCGTCTCTACCCATTTAAAAATGATGAGGTGCTTCCAGTCATGTACATACATCGACAGAGTGCGTACCTACTGGGTCGACACCGCCGCATTGCAGACATTCCAATTGATCACCCGTCTTGTTCAAAGCAGCATGCAGTCTTTCAATATCG GCTTGTGGAATATACCCGTGCTGATGGCACAGTTGGCCGAAGAGTGAAGCCCTACATCATTGACCTTGGCTCAGGCAATGGAACCTTCTTAAACAACAAACGTATTGAGCCACAGAGATACTATGAACTAAAAGAAAAGGATGTACTCAAATTTGGATTCAGTAGCAGAGAATACGTCTTGCTCCATGAGTCGTCGGACACTTCTGAAATAGACAGGAAAGACGacgaggatgaggaggaggaggaagaagtgtCTGACAGCTAG